One window of Candidatus Methylocalor cossyra genomic DNA carries:
- the tldD gene encoding metalloprotease TldD, with product MTYDPLAIARQTLLEPAGLAAHHLDRIMAQLLTASVDAADVFLQATRYESWMLEDGIVKEGSHNIEQGAGVRAVSGDKTGFAYSDEIALPTLLEAANNARAIARQGQQGRREVTAGSPPTALYLPVDPLQSLGEEDKIALLRRLDQECRQLDPRVEQVFVSLSGSHEVVLIIGQDGALHGDVRPLVRLNVSVIVADRGRREQGSCGGGGRTDYRYFLEEGRASWYAREAVRQALVNLEAEEAPAGTMTVVLGSGWPGILLHEAIGHGLEGDFNRKGTSAFAGRIGQRVASPLCTVVDDGTLPGRRGSLNVDDEGTPTACTTLIENGILKGYMQDKLNARLMGVAPTGNGRRESYQHLPLPRMTNTYLLAGPHDPEEILRSVKKGLYAKNFGGGQVDITSGKFVFSASEAYLIENGRVTKPVKGATLIGNGPDVLTRVSMVGNDLELDTGVGTCGKDGQSVPVGVGQPTLRVDGLTVGGTRV from the coding sequence ATGACGTACGATCCCCTCGCCATCGCCCGCCAAACCCTGCTGGAACCCGCAGGTCTCGCCGCCCATCACCTGGACCGGATCATGGCCCAGCTGCTGACCGCCTCGGTCGATGCCGCCGATGTGTTCCTGCAGGCCACCCGCTATGAGTCTTGGATGCTGGAGGACGGCATCGTCAAGGAGGGCAGCCACAACATCGAGCAGGGCGCCGGGGTGCGGGCCGTGTCCGGCGACAAGACCGGGTTCGCCTACAGCGACGAGATTGCCCTACCGACCCTGCTGGAGGCTGCCAACAACGCCCGCGCCATCGCCCGGCAGGGTCAGCAGGGTCGGCGCGAGGTGACCGCCGGGTCACCACCCACGGCGCTGTATCTGCCGGTGGATCCCCTGCAATCCCTCGGCGAGGAGGACAAGATCGCCCTGCTCCGGCGCCTCGACCAGGAATGCCGGCAGCTGGATCCCCGGGTGGAACAGGTGTTCGTGAGCCTGTCCGGGAGCCACGAGGTGGTGTTGATCATCGGCCAGGATGGTGCCCTGCACGGCGATGTGCGGCCCTTGGTGCGGCTCAACGTCAGCGTGATCGTCGCCGACCGGGGCCGGCGCGAACAGGGCAGTTGCGGCGGCGGCGGGCGCACCGATTATCGCTATTTCCTGGAGGAGGGAAGGGCGTCCTGGTACGCCCGCGAGGCGGTGCGCCAGGCGCTCGTCAACCTCGAGGCGGAGGAGGCTCCCGCCGGCACCATGACCGTAGTGCTCGGTTCCGGCTGGCCCGGCATCCTCCTGCACGAGGCCATCGGCCATGGCCTCGAGGGCGATTTCAACCGCAAGGGTACCTCGGCCTTCGCGGGGCGCATCGGCCAACGGGTGGCTTCACCCCTGTGCACGGTGGTGGACGATGGCACCCTCCCGGGTCGGCGCGGCTCCCTCAATGTCGATGACGAAGGCACCCCGACCGCCTGCACGACGCTGATCGAGAATGGCATTCTCAAGGGCTACATGCAGGACAAACTGAACGCCCGGCTGATGGGTGTGGCGCCCACCGGCAATGGTCGCCGCGAGTCCTACCAGCACCTGCCCCTGCCGCGCATGACCAACACCTATCTGCTGGCCGGTCCCCACGATCCCGAGGAAATCCTCCGCTCGGTGAAAAAAGGGCTGTATGCCAAGAACTTCGGTGGCGGCCAGGTGGACATCACCTCCGGCAAATTCGTGTTCTCCGCCAGCGAGGCGTATCTCATCGAGAACGGCAGGGTCACTAAGCCCGTCAAGGGCGCCACCCTGATCGGCAACGGTCCTGACGTACTCACCCGGGTCAGCATGGTGGGCAACGACCTGGAGCTCGACACCGGGGTAGGCACCTGCGGTAAGGACGGGCAGAGCGTGCCGGTGGGGGTGGGCCAGCCGACCCTGCGGGTGGACGGCCTGACCGTGGGCGGGACGCGGGTCTAG
- the ssuC gene encoding aliphatic sulfonate ABC transporter permease SsuC, giving the protein MTHRPWWGAVLAWLLPVGLFAAWVVLANRGWMPSRVLPAPGAVAAAALKLVQTGELMEHVRISTFRALLGFSLGGGIGFLLGLANGLSPLAERLLDSSLQMLRNVPHLALVPLVIIWFGIGEEAKVFLVALGVFFPIYLNTFHGVRTVDRPLVEMGRSHGLSGFELFRHVIFPGALPSILVGVRYALGFMWLTLIVAETIASTSGIGYLAMSAREFMQTEVVVLAILLYALLGKAADLVTRCLEKRLLRWHPAFLSS; this is encoded by the coding sequence ATGACCCACCGACCCTGGTGGGGGGCGGTCCTCGCCTGGCTGCTGCCGGTGGGGCTTTTCGCCGCCTGGGTGGTGCTGGCGAATCGGGGTTGGATGCCCTCCCGGGTGTTGCCCGCCCCCGGGGCTGTCGCCGCCGCGGCGCTCAAGCTGGTCCAAACCGGCGAACTGATGGAACACGTGCGCATCAGCACCTTCCGCGCCCTGCTGGGTTTTAGCTTGGGCGGCGGCATCGGCTTCCTGTTGGGGCTCGCCAACGGCCTCTCGCCGTTAGCCGAGCGGCTGTTGGATAGCTCGCTGCAAATGCTCCGCAACGTGCCGCACCTGGCCTTGGTGCCCCTGGTCATCATCTGGTTCGGGATCGGCGAAGAGGCCAAGGTTTTCCTGGTCGCCCTGGGCGTGTTTTTCCCCATCTACCTCAACACCTTCCACGGCGTGCGTACGGTGGACCGGCCGCTGGTCGAGATGGGGCGCAGCCACGGGCTCAGCGGCTTCGAGCTGTTCCGTCACGTGATCTTTCCGGGTGCGCTACCTTCGATCTTGGTGGGGGTGCGCTATGCCCTGGGCTTCATGTGGCTGACCCTGATCGTCGCCGAGACCATCGCCAGCACGTCCGGCATCGGCTACCTGGCCATGAGCGCCCGCGAGTTCATGCAGACCGAGGTGGTGGTCCTCGCCATCCTGCTTTATGCCCTGCTTGGCAAGGCCGCCGACCTGGTCACCCGGTGCCTGGAGAAGCGCTTACTGCGCTGGCATCCTGCGTTCCTGTCCAGCTGA
- a CDS encoding carbon-nitrogen hydrolase family protein — MTTKTVLAAIQMASSPNVGANLIEAGRLVEKAALQGARLVVLPENFALMGKGETDKLEVAESDGSGPIQEFLARTAERYKLWLVGGTLPIRAAAGKVRAACLVFDDRGQRVGRYDKIHLFDVDLPGSEERYRESATIEAGEQAVVLDTPFGRLGLTVCYDLRFPELYRQMAASGMDLLAVPSAFTARTGAAHWEILVRARAIENLCYTIAAGQGGFHLNGRETYGHSMIVDPWGVVLASLAQGAGVVTAEYDRDRLEKVRSAFPALHHTKLHCR, encoded by the coding sequence ATGACGACCAAGACTGTTCTCGCCGCCATTCAGATGGCTTCCAGCCCCAACGTGGGCGCCAACTTGATCGAGGCCGGTCGTTTGGTCGAAAAGGCTGCGCTCCAGGGAGCGCGGCTGGTGGTCTTGCCGGAGAATTTCGCGCTCATGGGCAAGGGGGAGACCGACAAGCTGGAGGTGGCCGAATCGGACGGGAGCGGGCCGATCCAGGAGTTTCTAGCCCGCACCGCGGAACGCTACAAGCTCTGGCTGGTGGGGGGCACCCTGCCGATCCGGGCGGCGGCGGGCAAGGTGCGGGCCGCCTGCCTGGTGTTCGACGACCGCGGGCAACGGGTCGGCCGTTACGACAAGATCCATCTGTTCGACGTCGACCTGCCGGGCAGCGAGGAGCGCTACCGGGAGTCCGCCACCATCGAGGCGGGCGAGCAGGCGGTGGTATTGGACACCCCCTTCGGTCGCCTGGGGCTCACGGTGTGCTATGACCTCCGGTTCCCGGAGCTGTACCGGCAGATGGCGGCGTCGGGCATGGATCTCCTGGCCGTGCCCTCCGCCTTTACCGCCCGCACCGGCGCCGCCCACTGGGAAATCCTGGTGCGGGCCCGGGCCATCGAGAACCTCTGCTACACCATCGCCGCCGGCCAGGGTGGCTTCCACCTCAACGGTCGGGAGACCTACGGCCACAGCATGATCGTCGATCCCTGGGGCGTGGTGCTGGCCAGCCTGGCCCAGGGCGCCGGCGTGGTCACCGCCGAGTACGACCGGGACCGCCTGGAGAAAGTCCGTAGCGCCTTTCCAGCCCTCCACCACACCAAACTGCATTGCCGTTAG
- the ssuD gene encoding FMNH2-dependent alkanesulfonate monooxygenase produces the protein MQVFWFLPTHGDGRYLGTLKGGRTVDYAYLRQVAQAADRLGFGGVLIPTGKTCEDAWIVAATLIPATQRLQFLVALRPGVISPTQAARQAATLDRLSGGRLLINLVAGGDPLELAGDGVFLDHDQRYAQAGEFLTIWRQLLAGEVVDFAGQYLRVRGAKLLFPPVQQPHPPLYFGGSSPAAHALAAEQVDVYLSWGEPPEAVAKKIADVRQRAEARGRTLRFGLRLHVIVRETAAEAWQAADSLISYLDDATIAKAQQAFARSDSEGQRRMARLHGGSRAALEVSPNLWAGVGLVRGGAGTALVGDPETVAARIKEYAELGIDTFVLSGYPHLEEAYRVAELLFPFLPLSTQAPPARPVLHWSPVGDTGTLAYSVAQEAAS, from the coding sequence ATGCAGGTATTCTGGTTTTTGCCCACCCACGGCGACGGCCGTTACCTCGGCACCCTCAAGGGCGGACGCACGGTGGACTACGCCTATCTGCGCCAAGTGGCCCAGGCCGCCGACCGCTTGGGGTTCGGCGGCGTCCTGATTCCCACGGGCAAGACGTGTGAAGATGCCTGGATCGTGGCCGCGACCCTGATTCCCGCCACCCAACGGCTGCAGTTCCTGGTCGCCCTGAGGCCCGGCGTGATCTCGCCCACCCAGGCTGCCCGCCAGGCCGCCACCCTCGACCGCCTGTCCGGGGGACGCCTGCTGATCAACCTGGTGGCCGGAGGCGATCCCCTGGAACTGGCCGGCGACGGGGTGTTCCTGGACCATGACCAGCGTTATGCCCAGGCCGGCGAGTTCCTGACCATCTGGCGCCAGCTGCTGGCCGGGGAAGTGGTGGATTTCGCCGGCCAGTACCTGCGGGTCAGGGGCGCCAAGCTGTTGTTCCCGCCCGTGCAGCAGCCGCACCCGCCGCTCTACTTCGGCGGCTCTTCGCCGGCTGCCCATGCCTTGGCGGCCGAACAGGTCGATGTGTATCTCTCCTGGGGCGAGCCGCCGGAGGCGGTGGCGAAAAAAATCGCCGATGTCCGGCAGCGCGCCGAGGCCCGGGGGCGGACGCTCCGCTTCGGTCTGCGCCTGCACGTGATCGTCCGGGAAACCGCCGCCGAAGCCTGGCAGGCCGCGGACAGCCTGATCAGCTATCTGGACGATGCCACCATCGCCAAGGCCCAGCAGGCCTTTGCCCGCTCCGACTCGGAGGGCCAGCGGCGCATGGCGCGCCTGCATGGCGGTTCGCGGGCAGCGCTGGAGGTCAGCCCCAACCTGTGGGCCGGGGTGGGCCTGGTGCGGGGTGGGGCGGGCACGGCCCTGGTGGGGGATCCGGAAACCGTGGCCGCCCGCATCAAGGAATATGCCGAGCTCGGCATCGATACCTTCGTGCTGTCCGGCTATCCACACCTGGAAGAGGCCTACCGGGTGGCGGAACTCCTGTTCCCGTTCCTACCCCTCTCGACCCAGGCGCCGCCAGCCCGCCCGGTGCTCCACTGGAGTCCGGTCGGCGATACCGGCACCCTGGCCTATTCGGTGGCGCAGGAGGCTGCGTCATGA
- a CDS encoding sulfonate ABC transporter substrate-binding protein, translating to MRRSSRWMEALALLVAGLLLSLVLDDAGAATPEFPPEFRIGYQKFGTLILLKARGDLEQRLTPQGVRVVWAEFPYGPPMLEALNAGRLDFATTGETPPVFAQAVPGSPLVYVGHEPPSPESEAVIVPAHSPIRTLSDLKGKKIAVAKGSNAHYLLVAALQKAGLSLQDVQPVYLAPADARAAFERGAVDAWSIWDFYRAAAELRLQARTLTDGRGLVANFENYTSRRPFAERYPALVKLVLEEIARVDAWAAQHPETAAALLSKQVGVDADILLPALKRRSYGAGPVSAEFLANQQKVADTLAAIGLIPQPVRVAEATLARIP from the coding sequence ATGCGCAGGTCCAGTCGTTGGATGGAAGCCCTCGCCCTCCTGGTTGCCGGGCTCCTGTTGTCGTTAGTTTTGGACGATGCCGGTGCGGCCACTCCGGAATTCCCGCCCGAATTCCGCATCGGCTATCAAAAATTCGGCACTTTGATCCTGCTCAAGGCACGGGGCGACCTGGAACAGCGTCTAACCCCCCAGGGGGTGCGGGTCGTCTGGGCGGAATTTCCCTACGGCCCGCCCATGCTGGAGGCCCTCAACGCCGGCCGCTTGGATTTTGCCACCACCGGCGAGACGCCGCCGGTGTTCGCCCAGGCCGTGCCCGGCTCGCCGCTGGTCTACGTGGGGCATGAACCGCCTTCGCCAGAAAGCGAAGCCGTGATCGTGCCCGCCCACTCACCGATCCGCACGCTGAGCGATCTGAAAGGCAAGAAGATCGCCGTGGCTAAGGGATCGAACGCCCATTACCTGCTGGTCGCGGCCCTGCAAAAGGCGGGGTTGTCGCTCCAGGACGTCCAGCCGGTCTATCTCGCTCCGGCCGACGCCCGCGCCGCCTTCGAGCGGGGCGCGGTGGACGCCTGGTCGATCTGGGACTTTTACCGGGCCGCGGCGGAGCTCCGACTCCAGGCCCGCACCCTCACCGACGGCCGGGGGCTGGTCGCTAACTTCGAGAACTACACCTCCCGCCGGCCCTTTGCTGAACGCTATCCCGCCCTGGTCAAGCTGGTTTTGGAGGAAATCGCCCGGGTCGACGCCTGGGCCGCGCAGCATCCCGAGACCGCAGCGGCGCTGCTGTCGAAACAGGTCGGGGTAGATGCGGACATTCTGCTGCCGGCCTTGAAGCGGCGCAGCTACGGCGCCGGCCCGGTCAGCGCCGAATTCCTGGCCAACCAGCAAAAGGTCGCCGACACGCTGGCGGCCATCGGCCTGATCCCGCAACCGGTGCGGGTGGCGGAGGCCACCTTGGCGCGGATTCCTTAA
- a CDS encoding ATP-dependent Clp protease proteolytic subunit, with translation MQLDTPDEPEGIRKTEETHSLEDQITFKARTVLVFGEITDKLALATCRRLLALTKESDAPITMFISSPGGHVESGDAIHDMIRFVSAPVTTVGTGWVGSAAAHVFLAPPKERRVCLPNTRFLIHQPAGGFGGAAADIAIQATQILRIRERIARVIAEQTGQPLDKVMRDIDRDFWMTAEEAIAYGLVSRVIRRQADLG, from the coding sequence ATGCAATTGGATACCCCGGATGAACCGGAGGGGATTAGGAAGACCGAGGAAACCCACAGTCTGGAAGACCAAATCACCTTCAAGGCCCGCACCGTCCTGGTCTTCGGCGAGATCACCGACAAGCTGGCCTTGGCAACCTGTCGGCGGCTGCTGGCCCTGACGAAAGAGTCGGATGCGCCGATCACCATGTTCATCTCTTCTCCCGGGGGACATGTGGAGTCCGGCGATGCCATCCACGACATGATCCGATTCGTGAGCGCGCCTGTCACCACCGTGGGAACGGGCTGGGTGGGCAGCGCGGCGGCCCACGTCTTCCTGGCGCCGCCCAAGGAGCGACGGGTTTGCTTGCCCAACACGCGGTTCCTCATACACCAGCCGGCGGGCGGTTTTGGAGGGGCTGCTGCGGACATCGCCATCCAGGCCACGCAGATTCTGCGCATCCGCGAGCGCATCGCCCGGGTCATCGCCGAGCAAACCGGGCAACCCCTGGACAAGGTGATGCGCGACATCGACCGGGATTTCTGGATGACCGCGGAAGAAGCCATCGCCTATGGCCTGGTGTCGCGGGTCATCCGACGGCAAGCCGATTTGGGCTGA
- a CDS encoding ATP-binding cassette domain-containing protein: MSAGGASQRQAASEGHQPHPGVRLRLQGIAKSYGGLRVLASLQLEAAPGEFVAIVGRSGCGKSTLLRLAAGLDRPDAGMVTVDGRPLPGPCGDIRVMFQDARLLPWKRVVDNVGLGLPGRWRGEALAALRQVGLEERASEWPAVLSGGQRQRVALARALISRPRLLLLDEPLGALDALTRIEMQRLIERLYLERRFTALLVTHDVAEAVTLADRVVMLEQGRIALDLPVTLPRPRQRGDARLAALEAQILRRVLGQSEDLGQPRVRRLSD, from the coding sequence ATGTCGGCCGGTGGTGCAAGCCAGCGCCAAGCTGCGAGCGAAGGCCATCAGCCCCATCCCGGCGTGCGGCTGAGACTCCAGGGCATCGCCAAGTCCTATGGCGGCCTCCGGGTGCTCGCGTCCCTGCAGTTGGAGGCCGCCCCGGGGGAGTTCGTGGCCATCGTGGGCCGCAGCGGTTGCGGCAAGAGCACCCTGCTCCGCCTCGCCGCTGGCCTGGACAGGCCGGACGCCGGGATGGTCACCGTCGATGGGCGGCCGCTCCCAGGACCCTGCGGGGACATCCGGGTGATGTTCCAGGATGCCCGGCTGCTGCCCTGGAAGCGGGTGGTGGATAACGTCGGCCTCGGGCTCCCGGGCCGCTGGCGCGGGGAAGCGCTGGCCGCCCTGCGCCAGGTGGGCCTCGAAGAACGGGCCTCGGAATGGCCGGCGGTGCTCTCGGGCGGCCAGCGCCAACGGGTCGCCCTGGCCCGGGCCTTGATCAGCCGACCGCGCCTGCTGTTGTTGGACGAGCCCCTAGGCGCCTTGGATGCCCTGACCCGCATCGAGATGCAACGGCTGATCGAGCGCCTCTACCTGGAACGGCGCTTCACCGCCCTCTTGGTCACCCACGACGTGGCCGAGGCCGTGACCCTGGCCGACCGGGTGGTGATGCTGGAACAGGGCCGGATCGCCCTGGACCTGCCGGTGACTCTCCCACGTCCTCGGCAGCGCGGTGACGCCCGGCTCGCGGCGCTGGAAGCCCAGATCCTCCGGCGCGTCCTTGGCCAATCCGAGGATCTCGGCCAGCCTCGGGTGCGGCGCCTGTCCGATTGA
- a CDS encoding YhdP family protein, with the protein MNKLFRFTWRAVLGLLLGWLVLVALATGLTRWWWLPGIAAFRPELEAGLGALLGESLRIESLSARLHGFYPELSLRGLEVLGPDGRPTLRFETVRARLDPLRTLEAGEPRFQQVEIVGSRLSIRRREDGSLTLVGLTTQTALPAWLWADGRIELRAAELDWQDAKTRAPPLPLGRAEIRLRNLGDRHRLEAVLAPPPAVGRSLRLTLDGVGGAGDWRGLVYVEAKGLDLVRFSASFPVPPRLGVQGGTADARLWLHWQDGWRAVTGEVAVTAPRLAIGDEAGALRPLAAQALTGRFFWRREGAGWRLDLTRFRPVFRAPWPETRLALAVERSAAGALASLRLAASYLDLADLTALLPAFPAVDPALGNALVGLSPQGTLRAVRFYYAPAAPPGGRVAVCGRFRDLAFRPWHNVPGGVGFRGRLCGSDGGGRATVSADGGQLLLPALGIRVPLPLTWLRTTLSWEQGEGEWRLTVPALSLRNPDLAARGQGRLILAKGAGRSPFLDFRLRVANAQVAALPRYAPAALMPSTARWLAEALVGGRLRRGDLLFHGFTGAFPFHRNEGVFQAELQLQDLALRYHPEWPPLRQAEARIQFRGPGATAELRRGRIGEGDIVAARGEAEDLSRPSWLRIAGKVRAGVGEVLDFLAQSPLRAIPERLRKFARPAGQAEIAIGLRVPLDAALGETAVEGTVTLRRAGLRIDSLGLAVRDLEGPLRFSAAGVRAAGLRARILDRPARIDVAPEGRELRLGVYGEASVAALQAQFPADWWHHARGAADYHLDLRLPKTLDAEGAPWRLALDSDLAGIALDLPAPLGKPAAAVRGLTVEATLRSGAALPVRLRYGGDLEIRARFSEPARGLRLEGGEIALGRPLPPVAGAPGLGLRVRLERLDAGAWWRWWAAQPGIGPGLERFRELDLEIGQLDWHREALGPVALRLRREGDVWRGRVEGGRGGGELYLGPDALRLALETLHLPARWPEWPAASVQASPALDPAQVPALEVEVKRLRWGGVDLGPLQLNTQRRAQGMIIQRLTLGDGDRQLELKGHWLRPPGQAASTHVEGRVRLRSLGDFLAALGRDGVIRDTATELRFALDWPGAPPQWSLAAMAGELAVNLGRGGLLQIEPGLGRVIGMLNLDSLWRRLVFDFSDLFGRGLAYDGVAGTFRLGGGQAVTDGLSIDALSARILVTGRIGLVARDLDQRVTVVPRASAALPIAGALAGGPAVGAAIYVAQRLIGEEVDSITATQYAVHGPWDDPVITRVHRDLPLDMLERAWSGIRDLSGFDSEQEERR; encoded by the coding sequence TTGAACAAGCTCTTCCGGTTCACCTGGCGGGCGGTGCTGGGCCTGCTGCTCGGGTGGCTGGTGCTGGTGGCGCTGGCGACCGGCCTCACGCGCTGGTGGTGGCTGCCCGGCATCGCCGCCTTCCGTCCGGAGCTGGAGGCGGGGCTCGGCGCCCTGCTCGGAGAATCCCTGCGTATTGAAAGCCTGTCTGCCCGGCTGCATGGTTTCTATCCCGAACTTTCCCTGCGCGGGCTGGAAGTCCTAGGCCCGGATGGCCGCCCCACCCTGCGCTTCGAGACGGTACGGGCCCGCCTCGATCCATTGCGTACCCTGGAGGCCGGGGAACCCCGCTTCCAGCAGGTGGAGATCGTGGGCTCCCGGCTGTCGATCCGCCGCCGGGAAGACGGTTCCCTGACCCTGGTGGGACTGACCACCCAGACCGCCCTCCCGGCCTGGTTGTGGGCGGATGGCCGGATCGAGCTCCGCGCTGCCGAACTGGACTGGCAGGATGCCAAGACCCGGGCGCCGCCCTTGCCCCTGGGGCGGGCCGAGATACGGCTGCGCAACCTGGGCGACCGGCACCGTCTGGAAGCCGTATTGGCCCCCCCGCCAGCGGTAGGACGCTCCCTCCGGCTGACCCTGGACGGGGTCGGCGGCGCGGGCGACTGGCGTGGCTTGGTCTATGTGGAGGCGAAGGGGCTCGATCTGGTCCGCTTCTCGGCCAGCTTCCCGGTTCCGCCGAGGCTGGGCGTCCAGGGTGGGACCGCCGACGCCCGCCTGTGGCTGCACTGGCAGGACGGTTGGCGAGCGGTGACAGGCGAGGTCGCCGTGACCGCCCCGCGCCTCGCCATCGGGGACGAGGCGGGCGCGCTGCGTCCTCTGGCGGCGCAAGCCCTGACCGGACGGTTCTTCTGGCGCCGGGAGGGCGCCGGTTGGCGGCTGGACCTGACCCGGTTCCGGCCGGTGTTCCGGGCACCTTGGCCGGAAACCCGGCTGGCTTTGGCGGTCGAGCGAAGCGCGGCGGGGGCCTTGGCCAGCCTGCGGCTCGCCGCCTCGTACCTCGATCTCGCCGATCTTACTGCGCTCCTGCCCGCATTTCCGGCCGTCGACCCCGCGCTTGGCAACGCACTGGTGGGGCTTTCCCCCCAGGGTACCCTGCGGGCGGTCCGGTTCTACTACGCCCCGGCCGCACCGCCCGGGGGGCGGGTGGCGGTGTGCGGCCGCTTCCGGGACCTGGCCTTTCGGCCCTGGCATAACGTGCCCGGCGGCGTGGGGTTCCGCGGTCGGCTGTGCGGCAGCGACGGCGGCGGCCGGGCGACTGTGAGCGCCGATGGGGGCCAGCTGCTCCTGCCAGCCCTCGGCATCCGCGTGCCGCTGCCCCTGACCTGGCTGCGCACCACCCTGTCCTGGGAGCAGGGCGAGGGCGAGTGGCGCCTGACGGTACCGGCCCTGTCCCTGCGCAATCCGGACCTGGCCGCCCGCGGGCAGGGCCGCCTGATCCTGGCCAAGGGCGCCGGCCGGTCGCCGTTTTTGGATTTCCGTCTGCGGGTCGCCAACGCCCAGGTGGCGGCCCTGCCCCGCTATGCCCCCGCCGCCCTCATGCCCAGCACCGCCCGCTGGTTGGCCGAAGCCCTGGTGGGCGGCCGCCTCCGGCGCGGCGACCTCTTGTTCCACGGGTTCACCGGGGCTTTTCCCTTCCATCGGAACGAGGGGGTGTTCCAGGCGGAGCTGCAGCTCCAGGATCTGGCCCTGCGCTATCACCCCGAGTGGCCGCCCTTGCGCCAAGCCGAGGCGCGCATCCAGTTCCGGGGGCCGGGTGCCACCGCGGAGCTCCGCCGGGGCCGGATCGGCGAGGGCGACATCGTCGCCGCCCGGGGAGAGGCCGAGGATCTGAGCCGCCCATCCTGGCTGAGGATCGCCGGCAAGGTCCGGGCCGGAGTCGGGGAGGTGCTGGATTTTCTGGCTCAGTCGCCGCTCCGCGCCATTCCGGAACGGCTGCGGAAATTCGCCCGCCCGGCGGGGCAGGCGGAGATCGCCATCGGGCTCCGGGTCCCCCTGGACGCAGCCCTCGGCGAAACCGCGGTCGAGGGCACGGTGACCCTGCGGCGGGCGGGGCTCAGGATCGACAGCCTCGGCTTGGCGGTCCGCGACCTGGAAGGGCCGCTCCGGTTCAGCGCCGCCGGCGTGCGGGCCGCCGGGCTGCGGGCGCGGATCTTGGACCGCCCGGCCCGGATCGATGTGGCCCCGGAGGGCCGCGAGCTGCGCCTCGGCGTGTATGGCGAGGCCAGCGTCGCGGCTCTCCAGGCCCAGTTTCCGGCGGATTGGTGGCATCACGCCCGGGGAGCGGCGGACTATCACCTGGACCTGCGCTTGCCCAAGACCCTGGACGCCGAGGGTGCGCCCTGGCGCTTGGCGCTGGATTCTGACCTGGCCGGCATCGCCCTGGATTTGCCCGCCCCCCTCGGCAAGCCGGCGGCGGCGGTCCGCGGTTTGACCGTGGAAGCCACGCTGCGCTCCGGTGCCGCCCTGCCGGTGCGGCTCCGCTACGGCGGGGACCTGGAGATCCGGGCCCGATTTTCCGAGCCGGCCCGGGGCCTGCGCTTGGAGGGCGGGGAAATCGCCCTTGGCCGGCCCCTGCCGCCGGTCGCTGGGGCGCCGGGGCTGGGGCTCAGGGTTCGGCTGGAGCGGCTGGACGCCGGTGCCTGGTGGCGCTGGTGGGCGGCGCAGCCGGGTATCGGCCCGGGGCTTGAGCGGTTCCGCGAGCTGGACCTGGAAATCGGCCAGCTGGACTGGCACCGGGAGGCGCTGGGCCCGGTGGCGTTGCGCCTGCGCCGGGAGGGGGACGTGTGGCGGGGCCGGGTCGAAGGCGGTCGAGGCGGCGGAGAGCTGTACCTAGGCCCGGATGCGCTGCGGCTGGCATTGGAAACCCTGCATTTGCCGGCCCGCTGGCCGGAGTGGCCGGCTGCCTCGGTCCAGGCCAGCCCGGCGCTGGATCCGGCGCAGGTGCCCGCGCTGGAGGTGGAGGTCAAGCGTCTGCGCTGGGGCGGGGTCGATCTCGGGCCCCTGCAGCTCAACACCCAGCGGCGCGCCCAGGGCATGATCATCCAGCGGCTCACCCTCGGCGATGGGGACCGCCAGCTGGAGCTCAAGGGCCATTGGCTCCGTCCCCCCGGGCAGGCGGCCAGCACCCATGTGGAAGGCCGGGTGCGGCTCAGGAGCCTGGGGGACTTCCTGGCTGCCTTAGGCCGCGACGGGGTGATCCGCGATACCGCCACCGAGCTTCGCTTTGCGCTCGACTGGCCGGGTGCGCCGCCGCAATGGTCCCTTGCCGCCATGGCCGGCGAGCTGGCGGTGAACCTCGGCCGCGGCGGGCTGCTGCAGATCGAACCGGGCTTGGGGCGGGTGATCGGTATGTTAAACTTGGATTCCCTTTGGCGCCGCCTGGTCTTCGACTTCAGCGACCTGTTCGGTCGGGGACTGGCCTATGATGGGGTGGCCGGAACCTTCCGGCTCGGCGGGGGTCAGGCAGTGACGGACGGCTTGTCGATCGACGCCCTGTCGGCCCGGATCCTGGTCACCGGCCGCATTGGCCTGGTGGCGAGGGACCTGGACCAACGGGTGACCGTGGTACCCCGGGCCTCGGCGGCCTTGCCCATCGCCGGGGCGCTGGCCGGCGGGCCGGCGGTCGGGGCGGCGATCTACGTCGCCCAGCGGCTGATCGGCGAGGAGGTCGACAGCATCACGGCGACCCAGTATGCCGTGCACGGGCCTTGGGACGACCCTGTCATCACCCGCGTCCATCGGGACCTGCCGCTCGACATGTTGGAGAGGGCATGGAGCGGCATCCGGGACCTTTCCGGTTTCGACAGCGAGCAAGAGGAACGCCGATGA